A genome region from Musa acuminata AAA Group cultivar baxijiao chromosome BXJ3-5, Cavendish_Baxijiao_AAA, whole genome shotgun sequence includes the following:
- the LOC135638708 gene encoding histidine-containing phosphotransfer protein 1-like isoform X2: protein MESSNLQRRYIDFTSTLFREGFLDSQYTQLQQLQDESNPDFVTEVVTLFFQDSEKLQDELSRTLDQEVVDFKKVAAHVHQLKGSSASIGAQRVKNVCMAFRICCEEMNREGCLRCLQQVRQEYFLVKSKLETLFLLEQQIVAAGGSIPIMW from the exons ATGGAGTCGAGTAACTTGCAGAGGAGATACATTGACTTCACATCAACCCTCTTCCGCGAG GGGTTTCTGGATAGCCAGTACACACAGCTGCAGCAGCTGCAGGATGAGAGCAACCCCGACTTTGTTACGGAGGTCGTCACTCTTTTCTTTCAAGATTCTGAGAAGCTTCAGGATGAACTAAGCAGGACGCT AGATCAGGAGGTCGTGGACTTCAAGAAGGTGGCTGCTCATGTGCACCAGTTAAAAGGCAGCAGTGCCAG CATAGGTGCTCAGAGAGTCAAGAATGTCTGCATGGCCTTCCGCATCTGCTGCGAGGAGATGAACCGAGAAGG GTGCCTCAGATGTCTGCAGCAAGTGCGGCAGGAGTATTTCCTGGTGAAGAGCAAGCTGGAGACTCTGTTCCTG CTGGAGCAGCAGATCGTGGCCGCCGGTGGAT
- the LOC135638708 gene encoding histidine-containing phosphotransfer protein 1-like isoform X1 — translation MESSNLQRRYIDFTSTLFREGFLDSQYTQLQQLQDESNPDFVTEVVTLFFQDSEKLQDELSRTLDQEVVDFKKVAAHVHQLKGSSASIGAQRVKNVCMAFRICCEEMNREGSACDLSKYMILVLGRHRVHRRTRLVAGASDVCSKCGRSISW, via the exons ATGGAGTCGAGTAACTTGCAGAGGAGATACATTGACTTCACATCAACCCTCTTCCGCGAG GGGTTTCTGGATAGCCAGTACACACAGCTGCAGCAGCTGCAGGATGAGAGCAACCCCGACTTTGTTACGGAGGTCGTCACTCTTTTCTTTCAAGATTCTGAGAAGCTTCAGGATGAACTAAGCAGGACGCT AGATCAGGAGGTCGTGGACTTCAAGAAGGTGGCTGCTCATGTGCACCAGTTAAAAGGCAGCAGTGCCAG CATAGGTGCTCAGAGAGTCAAGAATGTCTGCATGGCCTTCCGCATCTGCTGCGAGGAGATGAACCGAGAAGGGTCAGCATGCGATCTCTCGAAATACATGATTCTTGTTCTTGGTCGCCACCGAGTTCACCGTAGGACTCGCCTTGTTGCAGGTGCCTCAGATGTCTGCAGCAAGTGCGGCAGGAGTATTTCCTGGTGA
- the LOC103986249 gene encoding pyruvate, phosphate dikinase, chloroplastic yields the protein MAPANLRSQRVFTFGKGKSEGNKNMKALLGGKGANLAEMASIGLSVPPGLTVSTEACHEYQEGGHELPAGLWEDMLESLSTVEEDMGSRLGDPYKPLLLSVRSGAAVSMPGMMDTVLNLGLNDEVVAGLAVKSGERFAYDSYRRFLDMFGNVVMGIPHSLFEEQLEALKTAKGVKDDTDLTAADLKELVAQYKNVYIEAKGEQFPTDPRRQLYLAVIAVFDSWNSPRAKKYRSINRIKGLRGTAVNVQCMVFGNMGDSSGTGVLFTRNPSSGEKKLYGEFLVNAQGEDVVAGIRTPRDLGAMQECLPEPYSELAENCEILERHYNEMMDIEFTVQENRLWMLQCRTGKRTGQGAVKIAVDMVKEGLVDTRSAIKMVEPCHLEQLLHPQFEDPAAYKDKVIATGLPASPGAAVGQIVFTADDAEAWHAQGKAVILVRTETSPEDVGGMHAAEGILTARGGMTSHAAVVARGWGKCCVSGCSDIHVNDAAKVVVAGDKMIHEGDWLSLNGSTGEVILGRQPLVPPAPSGDLGTFMSWVDEIRQLKVMANADTPDDALAAINNGAQGIGLCRTEHMFFSSDERIKAVREMIMAANSEQRQRALDLLLPYQKSDFEGIFHAMDGLPVTIRLLDPPLHEFLPEGNLEDIVGELASEIGIKEEEILTRVEKLSEVNPMLGFRGCRLGISYPELTEMQVRAIFEAAISVSKQGIKVFPEIMVPLIGTPQEYEHQMSLIQKIAQKVFSELGTSISYKSGAMIEVPRAALIADEIAEQAEFFSFGTNDLTQMTFGYSRDDVGKFLPIYLSEGILQSDPFEVLDQKGVGQLIKVAVERGRRTRPDLKIGICGEHGGEPSSVAFFAQVGLDYVSCSPFRVPIARLAAAQVVVT from the exons ATGGCGCCTGCTAATCTACGTTCTCAGAGGGTGTTTACCTTCGGCAAGGGGAAGAGCGAAGGCAACAAGAACATGAAGGCTTTG CTGGGTGGGAAAGGAGCGAACCTGGCGGAGATGGCGAGCATCGGTTTGTCGGTGCCGCCGGGGCTGACGGTGTCGACGGAGGCCTGCCACGAGTACCAGGAGGGCGGCCACGAGCTCCCAGCCGGCCTCTGGGAGGATATGCTCGAATCTCTGAGTACGGTGGAGGAGGACATGGGGTCTCGACTCGGCGATCCTTACAAGCCGCTCCTCCTCTCCGTCCGGTCCGGCGCCGCG GTGTCGATGCCCGGGATGATGGACACGGTGCTCAACCTGGGTCTCAACGACGAGGTGGTGGCCGGGCTGGCGGTGAAGAGCGGCGAAAGGTTCGCCTACGACTCCTACCGCCGCTTCTTGGACATGTTCGGGAACGTC GTCATGGGGATACCTCACTCGCTCTTCGAAGAACAACTGGAAGCCTTGAAGACGGCAAAAGGCGTCAAGGACGACACCGACCTCACCGCCGCCGATCTCAAAGAACTGGTGGCGCAGTACAAGAACGTGTACATCGAAGCCAAGGGAGAGCAGTTTCCCACAG ATCCAAGGAGGCAGTTGTATCTGGCGGTGATCGCCGTCTTTGATTCATGGAACAGCCCGAGAGCGAAGAAGTACAGAAGCATCAACCGGATTAAGGGGCTCCGGGGGACGGCCGTGAACGTGCAGTGCATGGTGTTTGGGAACATGGGGGACAGCTCAGGGACCGGGGTGCTCTTCACCAGGAACCCGAGCTCCGGCGAGAAGAAGCTCTACGGGGAGTTCCTCGTCAATGCTCAG GGAGAGGATGTAGTTGCTGGAATCAGAACTCCACGAGATCTGGGCGCCATGCAAGAGTGCCTGCCAGAACCTTACTCTGAGCTAGCGGAGAACTGTGAGATTCTAGAACGGCATTACAATGAAATGATG GATATCGAGTTTACTGTACAGGAAAACAGGCTTTGGATGCTGCAATGCAGAACAGGAAAGCGAACAGGGCAAGGTGCAGTGAAGATTGCGGTTGACATGGTCAAAGAAGGCCTTGTCGACACTCGTTCTGCCATTAAGATGGTGGAGCCATGTCACCTGGAGCAACTTCTTCATCCACAG TTTGAAGATCCAGCTGCTTACAAGGATAAAGTGATTGCAACAGGGTTGCCTGCATCACCAGGAGCTGCAGTCGGTCAAATTGTATTCACTGCTGATGATGCAGAAGCATGGCATGCTCAAGGAAAGGCTGTTATTTTG GTGAGGACAGAGACGAGCCCAGAGGATGTCGGAGGCATGCACGCAGCCGAAGGAATTCTAACAGCTAGAGGTGGCATGACTTCCCATGCAGCTGTCGTAGCGCGGGGGTGGGGAAAGTGCTGTGTCTCCGGCTGCTCCGATATCCATGTAAATGATGCAGCTAAG GTGGTGGTGGCCGGAGACAAGATGATACACGAAGGTGATTGGCTATCACTCAATGGATCGACAGGAGAAGTAATTTTAGGAAGGCAACCGCTTGTTCCACCAGCTCCGAGTGGCGACTTAGGAACCTTCATGTCATGGGTTGATGAGATAAGGCAACTAAAG GTCATGGCAAATGCTGATACACCTGATGATGCATTGGCAGCAATAAATAATGGTGCACAAGGGATTGGACTCTGTAGGACTGAGCATATG TTCTTTTCTTCGGATGAAAGGATAAAGGCCGTCCGAGAAATGATAATGGCAGCAAATTCTGAACAGAGGCAACGGGCGTTGGACCTTCTCTTGCCCTATCAGAAATCGGACTTTGAAGGAATATTTCATGCCATGGATG GGCTTCCGGTGACTATTCGCCTGCTGGATCCTCCACTCCATGAGTTTCTTCCAGAGGGTAATCTCGAGGATATTGTCGGTGAACTGGCTTCTGAAATTGGCATAAAAGAAGAGGAAATCCTTACAAGAGTAGAAAAGCTCTCTGAAGTAAATCCCATGCTTGGTTTCCGCGGTTGCAG GCTTGGCATTTCATACCCCGAGTTGACTGAGATGCAAGTGCGAGCTATATTCGAAGCTGCTATTTCTGTGAGCAAACAAGGGATCAAAGTATTTCCAGAGATAATGGTACCTCTCATCGGAACACCTCAG GAATATGAACATCAAATGAGTCTGATACAGAAGATAGCGCAGAAAGTTTTCTCCGAGTTGGGAACATCCATAAGCTACAAGTCAGGAGCTATGATTGAAGTTCCCAGGGCTGCTCTTATCGCAGATGAG ATTGCTGAACAGGCAGAGTTCTTCTCTTTCGGAACAAATGATCTCACACAAATGACATTTGGTTACAGTAGGGATGATGTTGGCAAGTTTTTGCCAATCTACTTATCCGAGGGCATCCTCCAAAGTGATCCCTTTGAG GTTCTTGATCAGAAAGGGGTAGGTCAGCTCATTAAAGTTGCTGTCGAAAGAGGCCGAAGAACTCGGCCTGATTTAAAG ATAGGGATCTGTGGAGAACATGGTGGAGAGCCTTCATCAGTTGCTTTCTTTGCACAAGTTGGGCTGGACTATGTCTCATGCTCCCCCTTCAG GGTACCAATTGCAAGGCTTGCAGCAGCTCAAGTGGTAGTAACATGA
- the LOC135638558 gene encoding histidine-containing phosphotransfer protein 1-like isoform X2, translating into MESSNLQRRYIDFTSTLFREGFLDSQYTQLQQLQDESNPDFVTEVVTLFFQDSEKLQDELSRTLDQEVVDFKKVAAHVHQLKGSSASIGAQRVKNVCMAFRICCEEMNREGCLRCLQQVRQEYFLVKSKLETLFLLEQQIVAAGGSIPIMW; encoded by the exons ATGGAGTCGAGTAACTTGCAGAGGAGATACATTGACTTCACATCAACCCTCTTCCGCGAG GGGTTTCTGGATAGCCAGTACACACAGCTGCAGCAGCTGCAGGATGAGAGCAACCCCGACTTTGTTACGGAGGTCGTCACTCTTTTCTTTCAAGATTCTGAGAAGCTTCAGGATGAACTAAGCAGGACGCT AGATCAGGAGGTCGTGGACTTCAAGAAGGTGGCTGCTCATGTGCACCAGTTAAAAGGCAGCAGTGCCAG CATAGGTGCTCAGAGAGTCAAGAATGTCTGCATGGCCTTCCGCATCTGCTGCGAGGAGATGAACCGAGAAGG GTGCCTCAGATGTCTGCAGCAAGTGCGGCAGGAGTATTTCCTGGTGAAGAGCAAGCTGGAGACTCTGTTCCTG CTGGAGCAGCAGATCGTGGCCGCCGGTGGATCCATCCCAATAATGTGGTAG
- the LOC135638557 gene encoding gibberellin receptor GID1C-like, whose amino-acid sequence MAGSNEVNANESKMAVPLNTWVLISNFKLAYNMLRRPDGTFDRHLAEFLDRKVPANATPVNGVISFDVLIGRTSKLLSRIYRPAPSTSAAVPLLADLYQPPSADPFPVIIFFHGGSFAHSSSNSAIYDSLCRRFVSLCGAVVVSVNYRRSPEYKYPCAYDDGWAALKWASAEPWLQSGKDAKFRVFLAGDSSGGNIAHHVAIRAAESGIEVSGNILLNPMFGGNCRTESEKRLDGKYFVTIRDRDWYWKAYLPEGADRDHPACNPFGPNAAKLDGLPFTKSLIIVAGLDLVQDWQLAYAEGLKKAGHSVKLVYREQATIGFYLLPNTDHFYQVMDEIKNFVMANVQ is encoded by the exons ATGGCCGGAAGCAACGAGGTTAATGCCAATGAGTCGAAG ATGGCGGTTCCCCTCAACACCTGGGTCCTCATCTCCAACTTCAAGCTGGCCTACAACATGCTGCGCCGCCCCGACGGCACCTTCGACCGCCACCTCGCCGAATTCCTCGACCGCAAGGTCCCTGCCAATGCCACCCCTGTCAATGGCGTCATCTCGTTCGATGTCCTCATCGGCCGCACCAGTAAACTGCTTTCACGCATCTACCGCCCTGCCCCCTCCACCTCAGCCGCCGTTCCTCTCCTCGCCGACCTCTATCAGCCGCCCTCTGCTGACCCCTTTCCGGTCATCATCTTCTTCCACGGCGGAAGTTTTGCCCATTCCTCATCCAACAGCGCCATCTACGACTCACTCTGCCGCCGGTTCGTCTCCCTATGCGGCGCAGTCGTCGTGTCCGTCAATTACCGCCGGTCACCCGAGTACAAGTATCCCTGCGCTTACGACGATGGGTGGGCTGCCCTTAAGTGGGCTTCTGCGGAGCCGTGGCTTCAAAGCGGAAAGGATGCCAAGTTTCGGGTGTTCCTCGCAGGGGACAGTTCTGGAGGAAACATCGCACACCATGTGGCCATCAGGGCAGCGGAGTCAGGAATCGAGGTCTCCGGCAACATTCTCCTTAACCCCATGTTTGGTGGAAACTGTAGGACGGAGTCAGAGAAGAGGTTGGACGGCAAATACTTCGTCACTATTAGGGACAGAGATTGGTATTGGAAAGCGTATCTCCCCGAGGGGGCAGATAGAGACCACCCGGCTTGCAATCCCTTCGGCCCCAACGCAGCGAAGCTGGATGGTCTTCCCTTCACAAAGAGCCTCATTATAGTGGCAGGATTGGATCTTGTTCAGGACTGGCAATTGGCGTATGCCGAAGGGTTGAAGAAGGCCGGCCATTCTGTGAAGCTTGTGTACCGGGAACAGGCCACCATCGGATTCTACTTGTTGCCAAACACTGATCATTTTTACCAAGTGATGGATGAGATCAAGAACTTTGTCATGGCTAACGTGCAGTGA
- the LOC135638939 gene encoding serine/arginine-rich SC35-like splicing factor SCL28, producing MGRHRSRSVSPRRFSRSPPRRKRYDDPRERFRGGGGGGGGRDYRDRRSSGPSGLLIRNVALDARSEDLRIPFERFGPVKDVYLPKNYYTGEPRGFGFVKFRYAEDAAVAKQHMNHQIICGREISIVYAEENRKTPQEMRMSARISERYMGGSYRRRSPPRSPGRRRRSYSRSLSPPRRESRDHDRSTRDDYYSPPRSISRSPDDRDHGLHHQSSSPKGNGRSPSRSRSYSPR from the exons ATGGGGCGACATCGAAGCCGGAGCGTCAGCCCGCGGCGGTTCAGCCGGAGCCCTCCGCGCCGTAAGCGCTACGACGACCCCCGCGAACGGTTccgcggcggcggtggtggcggcggcggacgGGACTACAGGGATCGCCGCTCCTCCGGCCCCTCCGGCCTCCTCATCCGGAACGTCGCCCTCGACGCTAG GTCGGAGGATCTTCGTATTCCCTTTGAGCGCTTTGGCCCTGTGAAGGATGTCTACCTTCCAAAAAATTACTATACAGG AGAGCCACGAGGCTTTGGATTTGTCAAGTTCCGTTATGCTGAAGATGCTGCTGTAGCTAAGCAGCATATGAATCATCAGATTATTTGTGGGCGTGAGATCTCAATTGTATACGCTGAAGAAAATCGAAAAACTCCACAGGAAATGCGTATGAGTGCAAGGATTAG TGAAAGATACATGGGAGGAAGCTACAGGAGACGATCTCCACCGAGATCTCCTGGTCGACGACGTCGCT CATATTCACGTTCACTTTCTCCACCAAGACGAGAGTCAAG GGACCATGACAGGAGTACACGTGATGATTACTACTCTCCGCCAAGATCCATCTCCCGATCTCCTGATGATAGGGATCATGGGTTGCATCATCAGTCTTCGAGTCCCAAGGGCAATGGACGAAGCCCATCTAGGTCTCGTTCGTACAG CCCTCGATGA
- the LOC103986483 gene encoding phosphatidylinositol 4-kinase gamma 8-like → MPTNPSLRPSLMAVAVDHCHGFKPPIWSRRCRLRSFPHPNPPLLDPEPAAPGLPLRRTPKFCRSLSTPCLYSTSAIGPDEPRRDHTARIEIVAGRQSRTIHALVAEAAIALAFGATPVPVSEGLSAAHYLFNRFGQSFAVVKPVDEEAPALSAVGRPSWKHSTHASETGVREVAAHLLDHDGFAGVPPTALIVISRPISGSSQGDPTAPLANQTPERKIASIQRFMPHDFDAGELGPSRFSVSSVHRIGILDVRLLNVDRHAGNILVKKGSGGGCYDGCTGDSMAELVPIDHGLCLPELLDDPYFEWLHWPQASVPFFESEAEYVASLDPFGDAELLRVELPSLRESSLRILVICTIFLKRAVVAGLCLADIGHMMTREFSGLEEGPSEFEALCKRVEDCMKNTTLSPEDDGNEEVSSGDETSEVQFDMDDADGSGAEDALDVALLLGKDRKKDYASENGDGSDEGSVTEHKLGGFGKSFSFSVAYFDHDGSRSISFEGLNEEEWSLFLERFEDLLPEALEARKSMGLKQRLGTSCRF, encoded by the coding sequence ATGCCTACCAACCCTTCGTTGAGACCATCTCTCATGGCTGTCGCTGTCGATCACTGCCATGGCTTCAAGCCCCCGATTTGGAGCCGCCGATGCCGTCTCCGCTCCTTCCCCCACCCCAACCCGCCCCTCCTCGACCCCGAGCCGGCTGCCCCTGGCCTTCCCCTTCGGCGCACCCCAAAGTTCTGCCGAAGCCTCTCCACCCCCTGCCTCTACTCCACCAGCGCCATCGGCCCCGACGAGCCCAGGCGCGACCACACCGCCCGCATTGAGATCGTCGCCGGACGGCAGTCGCGCACCATCCACGCCCTGGTCGCCGAAGCGGCCATCGCGTTGGCCTTCGGCGCCACGCCGGTCCCCGTCTCCGAAGGGCTCAGCGCGGCGCACTACCTGTTCAATCGCTTCGGGCAGAGCTTCGCGGTCGTCAAGCCTGTCGACGAGGAAGCGCCGGCCCTGAGCGCCGTCGGCCGCCCCAGCTGGAAGCACTCGACGCACGCTAGTGAGACGGGAGTCCGCGAAGTCGCCGCTCACCTCCTCGATCACGACGGGTTCGCTGGCGTCCCGCCCACAGCCCTCATCGTGATATCCCGGCCAATCTCCGGTTCCTCCCAAGGCGATCCCACCGCACCGCTCGCCAACCAGACGCCGGAGAGGAAGATAGCATCGATTCAGCGATTCATGCCGCATGACTTCGACGCGGGCGAGCTCGGGCCGTCGAGGTTCTCCGTCTCGTCCGTGCATCGTATCGGCATCCTCGACGTGCGGCTTCTCAACGTCGATCGCCATGCCGGGAACATCCTCGTCAAGAAAGGGAGCGGTGGCGGCTGTTACGACGGCTGCACCGGTGACTCCATGGCCGAGCTCGTGCCGATCGATCACGGACTCTGCTTGCCCGAGCTGCTCGACGACCCCTACTTCGAGTGGCTCCACTGGCCGCAGGCATCGGTGCCCTTCTTTGAATCGGAGGCAGAGTACGTAGCATCACTAGACCCATTCGGCGACGCCGAGCTCCTCCGAGTAGAGCTGCCATCCCTGCGGGAATCATCCCTAAGAATCCTCGTCATATGCACCATCTTTCTCAAGAGAGCGGTCGTGGCCGGCCTTTGCTTGGCCGACATCGGGCACATGATGACTCGAGAATTCTCCGGCTTAGAGGAAGGCCCCAGTGAGTTCGAGGCCCTCTGCAAGAGAGTGGAGGACTGCATGAAGAACACCACGCTCTCCCCAGAAGACGACGGCAACGAGGAAGTGAGCAGCGGCGACGAGACCTCAGAAGTCCAGTTCGACATGGACGACGCCGACGGGAGCGGCGCCGAGGACGCGCTCGACGTCGCGCTACTGCTTGGGAAGGATCGGAAGAAGGACTATGCCAGTGAGAACGGCGACGGCAGCGACGAAGGTAGCGTGACGGAGCACAAGCTGGGGGGATTCGGCAAGAGCTTCAGCTTCTCGGTGGCATACTTCGACCATGACGGAAGCAGGAGCATATCTTTCGAAGGGTTGAACGAGGAGGAGTGGAGTCTGTTCCTGGAGAGGTTTGAGGATCTCTTGCCCGAAGCATTGGAGGCTAGGAAGAGCATGGGATTGAAACAAAGGCTGGGAACCTCGTGCAGGTTCTGA
- the LOC135638697 gene encoding pentatricopeptide repeat-containing protein At4g14170-like, with amino-acid sequence MRISMTDAANLLSYYFHLLHISPSLRHFRHLHARLLRTGLFSNVILSSKLLLSYSRRRRLLPCALSVFLHMPRRNSHSWNTLIAELSRSGRPLEAIGFFHRMRSSGVPVDEFTFPPVLRSCAGSSDAAAGMSVHGVSVKSGAESSIFVASALVFFYMALSRTSDARQLFDGMPEKDAVLWTSMLSGYAQNGDSASALAFFRKMVDGGLQLDHVVLVSLLLACGQSGSIRHGKSAHACCVRRGLGSPLALCNALVDMYVKSGDFGAAERVFHGMPARDVISWTALILGHGLNGHADVALKLFDEMCTQGIQPNSVTFLGVLSACGHGGLVEKAWGFFGSMRQCGIEPELKHFACVADALAKAGRLVEAERFVAEMPMEPDEAILGALLAGCRVHGDTEVGDRVSKRLMRMRPAKSGYYMSVANMYADAGRYSDAERVREFMKERSVNKQIGYSSVESES; translated from the coding sequence ATGCGCATCAGCATGACCGACGCCGCCAACCTCCTCTCCTACTACTTTCACCTCCTCCATATCTCCCCCTCCCTTCGCCACTTTCGCCACCTCCATGCCCGCCTCCTCCGCACCGGCCTCTTCTCCAACGTCATCCTCTCCTCCAAGCTCCTCCTCTCCTACTCCCGTCGTCGCCGCCTCCTCCCCTGCGCCCTCTCCGTCTTCCTCCACATGCCCCGCCGCAATTCCCACTCCTGGAACACCCTCATCGCCGAGCTCTCCCGCTCCGGCCGCCCCCTCGAAGCCATCGGCTTCTTCCACAGGATGCGCTCCTCCGGCGTGCCCGTCGACGAGTTCACCTTCCCGCCCGTCCTCCGCTCCTGCGCCGGCTCGAGCGACGCCGCCGCCGGAATGTCCGTCCACGGCGTGTCCGTCAAGTCGGGAGCAGAGAGCAGCATCTTCGTCGCCTCGGCGTTGGTCTTCTTCTACATGGCACTGTCGCGGACATCCGACGCACGACAGCTGTTCGATGGAATGCCGGAGAAGGACGCGGTGTTGTGGACGTCGATGCTGTCGGGGTATGCCCAGAACGGGGATTCGGCGTCAGCCTTGGCGTTCTTCAGGAAGATGGTGGACGGTGGGCTGCAACTTGACCATGTGGTGTTGGTGAGCTTGCTGTTGGCCTGCGGGCAGTCGGGATCGATCAGGCACGGGAAGAGTGCGCACGCCTGTTGCGTTCGTCGGGGCTTAGGGTCGCCGTTGGCATTATGCAATGCTCTCGTGGACATGTACGTGAAGTCCGGAGATTTTGGCGCCGCCGAGAGGGTCTTCCATGGCATGCCCGCCCGGGATGTGATCTCATGGACCGCTCTGATACTCGGCCACGGACTGAACGGCCATGCAGATGTTGCCCTGAAGCTGTTCGACGAAATGTGCACGCAAGGGATACAGCCAAATTCGGTAACTTTTCTTGGGGTGCTGTCGGCGTGCGGGCATGGAGGGCTTGTGGAGAAGGCATGGGGTTTCTTTGGTTCGATGAGACAGTGTGGCATAGAGCCGGAGCTGAAGCATTTCGCCTGTGTGGCCGACGCGTTGGCGAAGGCCGGCCGGTTGGTGGAGGCGGAGAGGTTCGTGGCGGAGATGCCGATGGAGCCGGATGAGGCCATACTGGGAGCTCTGTTAGCGGGCTGCAGAGTGCACGGCGACACGGAGGTAGGAGACAGAGTGTCGAAGAGACTGATGAGGATGCGCCCGGCGAAGAGTGGTTACTACATGAGCGTAGCAAACATGTATGCAGATGCTGGCAGATACAGCGATGCAGAGAGAGTGAGGGAATTCATGAAGGAAAGGAGTGTGAACAAGCAGATTGGATATAGCTCAGTCGAATCGGAAAGTTAG
- the LOC135638698 gene encoding transcription factor MYBC1-like, translating to MREEEEEEENNWFARWEEQLPSPEELMPLSQTLITPELALAFDITAAGAANGNLNPALFPQPPAPPQPAACSHPAPPLSSDFESSASAAAGSGGGDEPARTLKRPRLVWTPQLHKRFVDAVAHLGIKNAVPKTIMQLMSVDGLTRENVASHLQKYRLYLKRMQGLSTSGGGPISAADAATDQLFASAPVPHQFLSRGPAAGPEPFLPYVPTAALQHQQQITAAMQQQQHQQQYYHQRHLGHFGSSTGGFDHGFLNRGMPQPAMHQMVGPAPGTGFLQLTPPPAALSVDDLEPARREDGSERKVLTLFPDR from the coding sequence atgagggaggaggaggaggaggaagagaacaaCTGGTTCGCTCGCTGGGAGGAGCAGCTGCCGTCGCCCGAGGAGCTCATGCCACTCTCCCAGACCCTCATCACCCCAGAGCTCGCCCTCGCCTTCGACATCACCGCCGCCGGCGCCGCCAATGGCAATCTCAACCCCGCCCTCTTTCCCCAGCCGCCGGCCCCGCCCCAGCCCGCCGCTTGCTCCCACCCGGCCCCGCCTCTCTCCTCCGATTTCGAGTCCTCCGCCTCGGCCGCCGCCGGAAGCGGCGGGGGCGACGAGCCGGCGCGGACCCTCAAGCGGCCGCGCCTCGTCTGGACGCCGCAGCTTCACAAACGGTTCGTGGACGCCGTGGCCCACCTTGGTATCAAGAACGCCGTCCCCAAGACCATAATGCAGCTGATGAGCGTGGACGGGCTCACCCGCGAGAACGTGGCCAGCCACCTCCAGAAGTACCGCCTCTACCTCAAGCGCATGCAGGGCCTCAGCACCTCTGGCGGCGGCCCGATTTCCGCCGCCGACGCCGCCACCGACCAGCTCTTCGCCAGCGCCCCCGTGCCACACCAGTTCCTCAGCCGCGGGCCGGCCGCGGGTCCCGAGCCGTTCCTGCCGTACGTGCCGACGGCAGCGCTGCAGCACCAGCAGCAGATCACGGCGGCCATGCAGCAACAGCAGCATCAGCAGCAGTACTACCACCAGAGGCATCTGGGGCATTTCGGATCGTCAACGGGTGGGTTTGACCACGGATTCCTGAATCGGGGAATGCCGCAACCAGCGATGCATCAGATGGTAGGACCGGCCCCGGGGACGGGGTTTCTGCAGTTGACACCGCCACCGGCCGCTCTATCCGTGGACGATTTGGAGCCTGCCAGAAGAGAAGACGGCAGTGAGAGGAAGGTGCTGACGCTTTTTCCCGACCGATGA